The sequence TCTGCATATACAGGTTGCGGTACTTGATCATCAGCCGTATCGCGACGTCCCACCATGGGTCCGCGCCGTGCGCCATCACGAGCTTCAACTCGGGAAAGAAGACGCACACTTCGTCCAGGTGCATAGGGTCCTGGCACTTTCCGGGCATCGGCGGCCCCGGCAGACCGGTGTTGATGGCGATCGGCAAATCAAGGTCGATGCATTTTGCGTATATCGGGTAGTACACGCGGTCGTCCGGCGGCAGGTTGATCATGAACGGCGTGATGCGCGCCAACACGACCGGCTCGCTGCGCACCAGGCTTTCGAGCGCCCGCAACTCGCTCATGCCGCGGCGTGGATCGAGCGACAACGACAGCACGAAGCGGTCAGGGTGCCGCTCCGGAAACGCCAGCACCCGCGGATCAGGCTGCTCGGCGTTCGTGGTGATGATGCACTTCCCTACGCCGCAGCGGTCCATGTCGTCGATGAGCTGTTCGACGGAGATGTCCTTGAAGATCTCGGCGCTGCGGTCGAAGTAGTCCTCGGCGACGCGCACGAGCCACTCCGGGCGCTCAATCGAGCCCATGTTGACGTTGACGAAGGTATCGATGGCGCGCGGCATAGGTCCCTCCTTATTCGCTCGCGCCGTTCGCCGGCTCGCCGACGTAGAACTGCTTCGCCCACCGGCGGAAGATGCCGATCGGGCCGTCGCCGTCGCAAAGCATCGGCGGCGTCTTCATCACCTTGTGCTCCCAGATCGGAATGTCCTGCCCCAACTGGCGCTCGATCTCGGCGATGAACGCCTTGGCCACGTTCTGCGTCATCGTTTCGTTGCCGACGCGCTTCGTCGTGAACGAAAAGCGCACGTCGACGTACTCGCCGTCGATCGGCGTCACGGAGGAGATCAACAGCGTCTCGACGATCCCGGTGAAGCGCACCAGGCTGAACCCGAATCCGTACGAATCGGATGCGATCTGCCCTTCGACATCGCCCTGCGGCGTCGTGTACTGGACGGGTGAGCGCACGCGGAACATGTGGCCGTCGATCTCGGCGCGCGTCTTCGGCTGTTCCGGCGTGCCGTGTACGTACTTGAAGTGCGCTGAGTCGACCGCGTTTTCCGCCATCTCCTGGTTATGCGTACGCACCTTCCAGCGCCGCCGCACATACGGCGTCCAGGCGTCGGAGTTGTACTCGCTGAGCTTCGGAAGCTCCCACCCCGGCTCGCCGCCGGCGATGTGGTGGTGCACCATGATCAGCCCGTTCGCCTCGAACACCGGCCACGCCCGCAGTTTCGCCTGCGACGGGATCTTCTCGGCATACGGGATCTCGACACACTGTCCCGCGCCGTCGAAGCGCCACGCGTGGAACGGGCAGCGGATGCAGTTGCCTTCGACCACGCCGCCGTACCCCAGGTGCGCACCCAGGTGCGGGCAGAACGCATCGAGCACCTGCGCCGTGCCGTTGGCGTCGCGGAACAAGACCAGGTGCTCGCCGAAATACTGGAGCGGCATCACACGGCCAACATCGAGTTCGTCGCTGTACGCCACCTGGAACCATCCCGTCGGAAACGGCGGGATCGGGAAACGATATCCCTCCGGCACGGTAAACATCTCTGTGCGGCTCTCCGCGGTCATGGTCATGCGAGCCCTCCCTTCAGCGCGGCGCCATCGGGGTCGCGCTCCGGCAGCAACTGCCGAAAAATCTGGTCGACGAGGTGATTGCGCCGCGCGATCAGCGCGTCGATGGAGAAGGGGTCGCCCGGCTTCAGCCGCTCCAAGAGCGGCCGGTGGCAAAAGTAGCCGATGAGCTGCACGTGCAGATCGTGGATGAAGAGCGCGGGGTCGATCCGCCGGATCAGCCCTGTCTCGATGGCGCGCTGCAGGCTGTTGAGTGCGGGCAAATAGATCGGTTCGACGAAGCGCTTCAGGTACGCCTCGGTGTTCGCCGAATCCAGCAGTTCGCGCGCCAGCAGCCGCGCCAGCGAGGGGTGCTCGACGAAAAACGTCTGCTGCTGGTCGATGAGATACGCCACGCGCTCGCGCTTGAAGCCGCCGCTCATGAACTCACGCATGCCCTCGGCCAGTTGCCCCAGGGCCGCATCCAGCACTGCCTCGTAGAGCAGTTCCTTCGTCTCGAAGTGGTAGAGCACCGTGGTCTTGTGCGTGCCCGCGGCGTCCGCGATCTCCTGCACCGACACGGCGCCGAATCCGCGGTCGGCGAACAGTTCGGTGGCGGCATCCAGGATCGCTTGCCGCCGGTCGGCGCGTCGCGGCCTGTCCTGACCAACTAGGGGTGCTTTTCCGACCATTTGGTGAGTATGCGCCCGTCCCAGCTTCGGTGTCAACGGCCAAACTGGTCAGACGTCGGCCCTCGCGGGGCCTTCCGCTCGCCGGTGTTACAATCTGTCACGGTCTCGCAAGGACGCTTATGCTCGGCAGTCGTCTC is a genomic window of Dehalococcoidia bacterium containing:
- a CDS encoding amidohydrolase family protein encodes the protein MPRAIDTFVNVNMGSIERPEWLVRVAEDYFDRSAEIFKDISVEQLIDDMDRCGVGKCIITTNAEQPDPRVLAFPERHPDRFVLSLSLDPRRGMSELRALESLVRSEPVVLARITPFMINLPPDDRVYYPIYAKCIDLDLPIAINTGLPGPPMPGKCQDPMHLDEVCVFFPELKLVMAHGADPWWDVAIRLMIKYRNLYMQTSAYAPRYFPPQLIHFMNTRGQDKIMFATDYPVLSFERCMREAEQLDLREGVLDKFLYANAQRLFFRAEAPAEAAVSARHA
- a CDS encoding Rieske 2Fe-2S domain-containing protein, yielding MTMTAESRTEMFTVPEGYRFPIPPFPTGWFQVAYSDELDVGRVMPLQYFGEHLVLFRDANGTAQVLDAFCPHLGAHLGYGGVVEGNCIRCPFHAWRFDGAGQCVEIPYAEKIPSQAKLRAWPVFEANGLIMVHHHIAGGEPGWELPKLSEYNSDAWTPYVRRRWKVRTHNQEMAENAVDSAHFKYVHGTPEQPKTRAEIDGHMFRVRSPVQYTTPQGDVEGQIASDSYGFGFSLVRFTGIVETLLISSVTPIDGEYVDVRFSFTTKRVGNETMTQNVAKAFIAEIERQLGQDIPIWEHKVMKTPPMLCDGDGPIGIFRRWAKQFYVGEPANGASE
- a CDS encoding TetR/AcrR family transcriptional regulator encodes the protein MVGKAPLVGQDRPRRADRRQAILDAATELFADRGFGAVSVQEIADAAGTHKTTVLYHFETKELLYEAVLDAALGQLAEGMREFMSGGFKRERVAYLIDQQQTFFVEHPSLARLLARELLDSANTEAYLKRFVEPIYLPALNSLQRAIETGLIRRIDPALFIHDLHVQLIGYFCHRPLLERLKPGDPFSIDALIARRNHLVDQIFRQLLPERDPDGAALKGGLA